One window from the genome of Cardiocondyla obscurior isolate alpha-2009 linkage group LG04, Cobs3.1, whole genome shotgun sequence encodes:
- the LOC139102297 gene encoding deoxycytidylate deaminase isoform X1, with protein MESSTTKIENSKRSSYIDWEEYFMAIAFLSAKRSKDPNTQVGACIVNNDKRIVGIGYNGMPTGCSDDEFPWKKGPHTSLDAKYLYVCHAEVNAILNKNSGDVKDCTIYVALFPCNECAKVIIQSGIKTVVYMSDKYAYKVETTASKKMFDAAGIKYRQYIPKNQKIEIDFSDVDVIEMNQLPQTPTKQDN; from the exons ATGGAGAGTTCAACAACGAAAAT AGAGAATTCTAAGAGATCATCGTACATCGATTGGGAGGAGTACTTTATGGCCATCGCATTTCTTTCTGCTAAACGGAGCAAAGATCCCAATACCCAGGTCGGTGCATGTATCGTCAATAATGATAAGAGAATCGTCGGTATCGGATATAATGGGATGCCCACGGGATGCAGCGACGATGAATTCCCTTGGAAAAAGGGTCCTCACACTAGTTTAGATGCAAAGTATCTTTACG TGTGTCACGCGGAAGTCAACGCAATCctgaataaaaattcaggCGACGTTAAGGACTGCACAATATACGTCGCTTTATTCCCGTGCAATGAGTGCGCGAAAGTAATAATACAATCTGGCATAAAAACCGTCGTCTACATGTCCGACAAATACGCTTATAAAGTCGAGACAACAGCCTCGAAGAAAATGTTCGACGCCGCGGGCATCAAGTATAG GCAGTATATTCCAAAGAATCAAAAGATAGAAATTGATTTCAGCGACGTTGACGTTATTGAAATGAATCAATTACCGCAAACTCCAACGAAACAGGATAATTAA
- the LOC139102297 gene encoding deoxycytidylate deaminase isoform X2, whose protein sequence is MAIAFLSAKRSKDPNTQVGACIVNNDKRIVGIGYNGMPTGCSDDEFPWKKGPHTSLDAKYLYVCHAEVNAILNKNSGDVKDCTIYVALFPCNECAKVIIQSGIKTVVYMSDKYAYKVETTASKKMFDAAGIKYRQYIPKNQKIEIDFSDVDVIEMNQLPQTPTKQDN, encoded by the exons ATGGCCATCGCATTTCTTTCTGCTAAACGGAGCAAAGATCCCAATACCCAGGTCGGTGCATGTATCGTCAATAATGATAAGAGAATCGTCGGTATCGGATATAATGGGATGCCCACGGGATGCAGCGACGATGAATTCCCTTGGAAAAAGGGTCCTCACACTAGTTTAGATGCAAAGTATCTTTACG TGTGTCACGCGGAAGTCAACGCAATCctgaataaaaattcaggCGACGTTAAGGACTGCACAATATACGTCGCTTTATTCCCGTGCAATGAGTGCGCGAAAGTAATAATACAATCTGGCATAAAAACCGTCGTCTACATGTCCGACAAATACGCTTATAAAGTCGAGACAACAGCCTCGAAGAAAATGTTCGACGCCGCGGGCATCAAGTATAG GCAGTATATTCCAAAGAATCAAAAGATAGAAATTGATTTCAGCGACGTTGACGTTATTGAAATGAATCAATTACCGCAAACTCCAACGAAACAGGATAATTAA
- the LOC139102319 gene encoding growth arrest-specific protein 2 isoform X2, whose product MSYANRFPATQHTRYRSSWGPSSVSVFNRADVPRPSPEEEEFEFYHERLHSAQSRQLIPLQEDLADWINKTINVDYITGDNFFDVLDNGVIVCRLARVIQEKARSAIETGRAKGTVPVIRGRCWENAARRSFFSRDNMENFIQFCRRLGVHENLLFESDDLVLHGQPRNVVLCLLEVARLAARYSLEPPGLVQLEREIAAEQERDLNCLSDSGISHSSLVSWQFQSPSPTATPRPPAEKIKHSSSASEVTTTGTRWLDPVTGAAHEAEMRRSVSDNGPTGSDGVPSDTTEDDWSRGSIDDPDEVSPSNSPLPSPAEPPEHTGPITELDRKVRRATEAVQRLCQCPSSKCSKLKVRKVGEGRYHIAGRNVFIRLLKGRHMMVRVGGGWDTLEHFLARHDPCQKCKSTVCKGIPKQRNTRRVMSAR is encoded by the exons ATGTCGTACGCCAACCGATTCCCGGCCACCCAGCACACCCGCTACCGCAGTAGCTGGGGACCATCCTCGGTTTCCGTCTTCAATCGCGCCGACGTGCCGCGACCCTCACCGGAAGAGGAAGAGTTCGAGTTTTACCACGAGCGACTGCACTCGGCGCAAAGCCGGCAGCTGATACCGCTTCAGGAGGATTTGGCTGATTGGATCAACAAGACGATAA ATGTGGACTACATAACGGGCGACAATTTCTTCGACGTGCTTGACAATGGGGTGATTGTGTGTCGATTGGCAAGAGTCATCCAGGAAAAGGCGAGATCCGCGATAGAGACTGGACGAGCGAAGGGA ACGGTGCCGGTGATACGTGGACGCTGCTGGGAGAACGCGGCGCGTCGCAGCTTCTTCTCCCGCGACAACATGGAGAATTTCATACAATTCTGCCGGCGATTGGGCGTCCACGAGAATCTCCTCTTCGAAAGCGACGATCTCG TTTTGCACGGTCAGCCACGAAATGTCGTGCTGTGTCTGCTGGAAGTCGCGAGACTGGCGGCTAGATATTCCCTGGAGCCGCCAGGACTCGTACAGCTCGAAAGGGAGATCGCGGCGGAACAGGAAAGGGATCTTAACTGTTTGTCCGACAGCGGCATATCTCACAGCAGCCTCGTCTCTTGGCAATTCCAATCGCCGTCGCCGACTGCGACGCCCAGACCGCCGGCGGAGAAAATCAAGCACAGCAG CTCGGCGTCGGAAGTGACAACGACCGGCACGCGATGGCTGGACCCGGTGACCGGTGCGGCGCACGAAGCCGAAATGCGAAGGTCCGTCAGCGACAATGGACCGACTGGAAGCGACGGGGTACCCAGCGACACCACCGAGGACGACTGGTCTCGCGGTAGCATCGACGACCCTGACGAAGTGTCACCATCGAACTCGCCTTTGCCGTCACCGGCCGAACCACCGGAGCACACCGGACCGATAACAGAACtggatcgcaag GTGCGAAGGGCCACCGAGGCCGTCCAGAGACTCTGCCAATGCCCGTCGAGCAAGTGCTCCAAGTTGAAGGTGCGCAAAGTCGGCGAAGGACGCTACCACATCGCGGGACGTAACGTTTTTATCAGA CTTCTCAAGGGTAGACACATGATGGTGAGAGTAGGCGGCGGATGGGACACCCTGGAGCATTTTCTAGCGAGACACGACCCCTGTCAG AAGTGCAAGAGCACAGTGTGCAAAGGAATACCAAAGCAAAGAAACACGCGACGAGTAATGTCTGCTCGTTGA
- the LOC139102319 gene encoding growth arrest-specific protein 2 isoform X1, whose translation MSYANRFPATQHTRYRSSWGPSSVSVFNRADVPRPSPEEEEFEFYHERLHSAQSRQLIPLQEDLADWINKTINVDYITGDNFFDVLDNGVIVCRLARVIQEKARSAIETGRAKGTVPVIRGRCWENAARRSFFSRDNMENFIQFCRRLGVHENLLFESDDLVLHGQPRNVVLCLLEVARLAARYSLEPPGLVQLEREIAAEQERDLNCLSDSGISHSSLVSWQFQSPSPTATPRPPAEKIKHSSSASEVTTTGTRWLDPVTGAAHEAEMRRSVSDNGPTGSDGVPSDTTEDDWSRGSIDDPDEVSPSNSPLPSPAEPPEHTGPITELDRKVRRATEAVQRLCQCPSSKCSKLKVRKVGEGRYHIAGRNVFIRLLKGRHMMVRVGGGWDTLEHFLARHDPCQVRVLTREGTPPPARGTKHDSFLHIRAKYRSPPSEPSLSRRSLA comes from the exons ATGTCGTACGCCAACCGATTCCCGGCCACCCAGCACACCCGCTACCGCAGTAGCTGGGGACCATCCTCGGTTTCCGTCTTCAATCGCGCCGACGTGCCGCGACCCTCACCGGAAGAGGAAGAGTTCGAGTTTTACCACGAGCGACTGCACTCGGCGCAAAGCCGGCAGCTGATACCGCTTCAGGAGGATTTGGCTGATTGGATCAACAAGACGATAA ATGTGGACTACATAACGGGCGACAATTTCTTCGACGTGCTTGACAATGGGGTGATTGTGTGTCGATTGGCAAGAGTCATCCAGGAAAAGGCGAGATCCGCGATAGAGACTGGACGAGCGAAGGGA ACGGTGCCGGTGATACGTGGACGCTGCTGGGAGAACGCGGCGCGTCGCAGCTTCTTCTCCCGCGACAACATGGAGAATTTCATACAATTCTGCCGGCGATTGGGCGTCCACGAGAATCTCCTCTTCGAAAGCGACGATCTCG TTTTGCACGGTCAGCCACGAAATGTCGTGCTGTGTCTGCTGGAAGTCGCGAGACTGGCGGCTAGATATTCCCTGGAGCCGCCAGGACTCGTACAGCTCGAAAGGGAGATCGCGGCGGAACAGGAAAGGGATCTTAACTGTTTGTCCGACAGCGGCATATCTCACAGCAGCCTCGTCTCTTGGCAATTCCAATCGCCGTCGCCGACTGCGACGCCCAGACCGCCGGCGGAGAAAATCAAGCACAGCAG CTCGGCGTCGGAAGTGACAACGACCGGCACGCGATGGCTGGACCCGGTGACCGGTGCGGCGCACGAAGCCGAAATGCGAAGGTCCGTCAGCGACAATGGACCGACTGGAAGCGACGGGGTACCCAGCGACACCACCGAGGACGACTGGTCTCGCGGTAGCATCGACGACCCTGACGAAGTGTCACCATCGAACTCGCCTTTGCCGTCACCGGCCGAACCACCGGAGCACACCGGACCGATAACAGAACtggatcgcaag GTGCGAAGGGCCACCGAGGCCGTCCAGAGACTCTGCCAATGCCCGTCGAGCAAGTGCTCCAAGTTGAAGGTGCGCAAAGTCGGCGAAGGACGCTACCACATCGCGGGACGTAACGTTTTTATCAGA CTTCTCAAGGGTAGACACATGATGGTGAGAGTAGGCGGCGGATGGGACACCCTGGAGCATTTTCTAGCGAGACACGACCCCTGTCAGGTGAGGGTCCTCACCCGCGAGGGCACGCCGCCACCCGCTCGTGGTACTAAGCACGATAGCTTCTTGCACATACGCGCCAAGTATCGCAGCCCGCCGTCGGAGCCGAGCCTCTCACGTCGCTCGCTAGCTTGA
- the Septin2 gene encoding septin-2: protein MATEDIDRAKIESMLRTLKLSGHVGFDSLPSQLVNKSVQNGFIFNILCIGETGLGKSTLMDSLFNTSFESNPSPHNLSSVKLKAHTYELQESNVRLKLTIVDTAGYGDQINKEDSFKAVIDYIDAQFEAYLQEELKIKRNLATYHDTRIHICLYFICPTGHGLKSIDLVCMKKLDTKVNIIPIIAKADTISKTELQKFKSKIISELQNNGIHIYQFPTDDESVADINSTMNTHVPFAVVGSTDFVRVGNKMMRSRQYPWGTVQVENESHCDFVKLREMLISTNMEDMREKTHCRHYELYRKKRLEQMGFSDVDSDNKPVSFQQTCEAKRSIHLQELQQKEDEMRQMFVARVKEKEAELKEAENQLHSKFDKLKKDHTEEKKKLEDSRKKLEDDIVEFNRRKAQFAQQPQHHTLTLGKSKKK from the exons aTCGAGTCTATGCTGCGTACGCTAAAATTGTCAGGTCATGTTGGGTTTGACAGTCTGCCTAGTCAGTTGGTGAATAAGTCAGTGCAAAATGGATTTATATTCAACATTCTTTGCATTG gTGAGACTGGCCTCGGAAAATCTACACTTATGGATTCCCTTTTTAACACAAGTTTTGAATCTAATCCCAGTCCCCATAACTTGTCATCTGTAAAACTTAAGGCACATACCTATGAATTGCAAGAGAGTAATGTCAGATTGAAGTTAACTATCGTTGATACGGCTGGTTATGGTGATCAAATTAACAAGGAAGATAGTTTCAAGGCAGTTATTGACTACATAGACGCACAGTTCGAAGCTTATTTACAAGAAGAGTTAAAAATCAAGCGCAACCTGGCAACCTACCATGACACTCGCATCCACATctgtctttattttatatgtccTACTGGTCATGG ctTGAAGTCCATTGATCTAGTCTGTATGAAGAAACTGGATACCAAAGTTAATATCATTCCGATAATTGCTAAAGCTGATACAATATCAAAGActgaattacaaaaatttaaa agCAAAATAATATCCGAGCTGCAAAACAATGGAATACATATTTATCAGTTTCCAACTGATGACGAAAGCGTAGCAGATATAAATTCCACCATGAATACTCATGTACCCTTTGCCGTCGTTGGCAGTACCGATTTTGTTCGCGTGGGCAATAAAATGATGCGTTCTCGTCAATATCCATGGGGCACGGTTCAAG TTGAAAATGAATCTCATTGTGACTTCGTAAAATTACGCGAGATGCTGATAAGTACTAATATGGAAGATATGCGCGAGAAAACCCACTGCCGTCACTACGAACTTTATCGGAAAAAGAGATTGGAGCAG ATGGGTTTTAGTGACGTTGACAGCGACAACAAACCTGTAAGTTTTCAACAGACGTGTGAGGCGAAGAGATCTATCCACTTGCAAGAACTGCAGCAAAAAGAAGACGAGATGCGACAGATGTTTGTTGCgcgagtaaaagaaaaagaagctgAATTGAAAGAGGCGGAAAATCAG CTTCATAGTAAATTTGACAAGCTGAAAAAAGATCATactgaagaaaaaaagaagttagaAGACAGTCGTAAAAAACTTGAAGACGATATAGTGGAATTTAATAGACGAAAAGCGCAATTTGCGCAGCAGCCACAACATCACACGTTGACGTTAggtaaaagcaaaaaaaagtaa